A single genomic interval of Daucus carota subsp. sativus chromosome 1, DH1 v3.0, whole genome shotgun sequence harbors:
- the LOC135150731 gene encoding cytochrome c biogenesis CcmF C-terminal-like mitochondrial protein, with protein sequence MLALPTSWVAGGERRTWGLGAGRSVTKRAIPFRARENGRSGVRPDWQRLGLPISPKLPPVFGPSCMRQKLVPRTVRRPSPTPAVRVRLRSTNTKKIQFTQRLPLGSELHMGKERCCLRGLDHLHGPTSHSICGNLMIYTPSLTNDRLRFEHDESLRADLLPINFPASYENGKLEHFLHRWMKNREHKNLWLTMFPEKRYFRETTNTTEVAIHTNPFTDLYAPIGTGSSRTGGWYTTIMKLPFLFFIRIGFLLASLGGSHSLLRQLQKDKLRWNRKGSAEFIIA encoded by the coding sequence ATGTTGGCTTTGCCAACTTCCTGGGTTGCGGGCGGAGAAAGGCGGACGTGGGGACTCGGGGCGGGGCGCAGCGTAACTAAGAGAGCCATTCCATTTAGGGCGAGAGAAAATGGGCGGTCTGGTGTCCGCCCCGACTGGCAGCGGCTGGGTCTCCCCATCTCTCCTAAACTTCCCCCGGTCTTCGGCCCGAGCTGTATGAGGCAGAAACTCGTCCCACGTACGGTTCGGAGGCCGAGCCCCACCCCAGCAGTAAGGGTGCGGCTTAGGTCAACTAACACAAAGAAGATACAGTTCACTCAACGATTGCCTTTGGGTTCCGAACTCCATATGGGAAAGGAGCGTTGTTGTTTGCGGGGTCTCGATCATTTACATGGACCCACTTCTCATTCCATTTGTGGGAATTTGATGATCTATACACCGTCCCTAACGAACGATCGGCTCAGGTTTGAGCATGATGAATCACTTCGTGCCGACCTGTTGCCAATAAACTTTCCGGCCTCATATGAGAATGGAAAACTGGAGCATTTTCTGCATCGGTGGATGAAGAATCGAGAACATAAGAATTTATGGTTGACCATGTTCCCAGAAAAAAGATACTTTCGAGAAACGACGAACACGACTGAAGTGGCTATACATACAAATCCATTTACGGATCTATATGCTCCGATTGGAACTGGAAGTTCCAGAACAGGTGGCTGGTATACTACCATAATGAaacttccttttcttttttttattcggATCGGATTTCTGTTGGCTTCGTTGGGGGGCTCGCATAGTTTGTTACGTCAGCTCCAAAAGGATAAGTTGCGTTGGAATCGAAAAGGTTCCGCGGAGTTCATAATTGCATAA
- the LOC135150728 gene encoding cytochrome c biogenesis CcmF C-terminal-like mitochondrial protein yields MVQLHNFFFFITSMVVPRGTAAPVLLKWFVSRDVPTGAPSSNGTIIPIPIPSFPLLVYLHSKKFIRSTDGAKSGVLVRASRPILLPDIIGRSSSETRARNALFRFVPAFHFLLLESKGDFSYLESFCGVLRLLFFRTFFSLPRDRSAKRERARRRKRQTLRPNGNQQRRNDKMRCPGHPHLEGRVEGFGPVAFPVPPSSGGACVGGAQPEIGLEALTLPTSRQLMAVGHDYYKKAPMKMNISHGGVCICMLGVLLSCDPAAYVRPVAHASYLFRAGGVNSDSIRVFNPAAEMLS; encoded by the coding sequence ATGGTCCAACTACataactttttctttttcattactTCCATGGTCGTGCCTCGTGGCACGGCAGCGCCCGTACTATTGAAATGGTTCGTCAGTAGAGATGTTCCCACAGGTGCCCCTTCTTCCAATGGTACTATAATTCCTATTCCTATCCCTTCATTCCCTCTTTTGGTCTATCTACATTCCAAGAAATTCATACGCTCCACGGACGGAGCAAAAAGTGGAGTCTTGGTCAGAGCAAGCCGCCCCATTCTATTACCAGACATAATTGGGAGAAGCTCATCCGAAACTAGAGCTAGAAACGCCTTATTTCGTTTCGTTCCCGCTTTTCATTTCCTTCTTCTCGAATCCAAAGGGGACTTCTCCTATTTAGAATCTTTCTGCGGTGTGCTCCGTTTACTATTCTTTCGTACTTTCTTCTCTTTACCACGCGATAGGTCAGCGAAGCGTGAGCGGGCGCGGAGAAGGAAACGCCAAACACTTCGGCCTAACGGGAATCAGCAACGACGAAATGACAAGATGAGGTGCCCCGGGCACCCCCATTTAGAAGGAAGGGTCGAAGGTTTTGGGCCTGTAGCTTTCCCCGTCCCCCCCTCGTCGGGCGGTGCTTGTGTGGGGGGTGCGCAACCAGAAATCGGGCTTGAAGCTCTCACCTTACCAACGAGCCGACAGCTGATGGCTGTTGGTCACGACTACTACAAAAAAGCTCCAATGAAGATGAATATTTCACATGGAGGAGTGTGCATCTGTATGTTGGGTGTTCTTCTGTCGTGCGACCCGGCGGCGTATGTGCGACCTGTGGCCCACGCCTCCTATTTGTTCAGGGCGGGCGGCGTGAACTCTGATTCGATCCGGGTATTCAATCCCGCCGCTGAGATGCTCAGTTGA
- the LOC135152119 gene encoding uncharacterized protein LOC135152119: MQVRVLSLAQREKAKNVVLAPIENWALGVYSLAFRNSTSSPNTTSENHSSTSSGNDSSNHSSTSSGDNDSCSSNNYDTADTTSTSARDYYDTERVQRERDTTSTNAPYSTSSDSYDGNNYDTKTSYDAPYSTSSPTSSSGTKTTSDNDSCSSSGNESSGGNNTSSTTSDARERVQERIKDLDDP; encoded by the exons ATGCAAGTGAGAGTCCTGTCCTTGGCTCAAAGAGAGAAGGCAAAGAATGTGGTTCTAGCTCCTATTGAGAATTGGGCATTGGGG GTCTACTCACTCGCTTTCAGGAATAGCACTTCTTCGCCCAATACTACTTCTGAGAACCATTCTTCAACTAGCTCTGGCAATGATAGCTCTAACCATTCTTCAACTAGCTCTGGTGACAATGATAGCTGCTCTAGCAACAACTATGATACAGCAGATACAACTTCTACCTCTGCGCGGGACTACTATGATACAGAACGTGTGCAAAGAGAACGGGATACAACTTCTACTAATGCACCTTATAGCACTTCTTCTGATAGCTATGATGGCAACAACTATGATACAAAGACTTCTTATGATGCACCTTATAGCACTTCTTCGCCTACCTCTAGCTCTGGCACCAAGACTACTTCTGATAACGATAGCTGCTCTAGCTCTGGCAATGAGAGCTCTGGTGGCAACAACACTTCTTCTACTACTTCTGATGCCCGGGAGCGGGTGCAAGAACGAATCAAAGACCTAGATGATCCATAG